In the Salvia hispanica cultivar TCC Black 2014 unplaced genomic scaffold, UniMelb_Shisp_WGS_1.0 HiC_scaffold_88, whole genome shotgun sequence genome, aagtctcaaatcatggattaaaattatgcatgatctcacgtttcccttttcccttcgattattttcaaaatcacaatCAGAATCAAtgtacgattatcatatcgtttttatcacacaacaactccagatttatcatcaaatcgtgtcacgcatgagtgtttcccacacacaacacacgcacacacacacaacacacacatacacgcctaccgaggcatgcacacacacacacacacacacggccacacacacacacacacacatgcatccaaattcaccgattaatttccccttcactcgttctaaatgcatgtggactcaagaacaccgattaatcggtagaggaagaaaagattaataatagaagtaccttttcttgcaaaaacaaacggtagaaacaagtagaatcttgattcttcaatgaattcttgaattgcagcttcaattcttctccaaaagatgaagaattaatggagaaagtataagaaaaatttgagagagtgggagaaagagagagaccGAAAGTTGGGAGAGTGGGGGACGGTTTCTGTAgtgctagggttttgatttctctcctcttatttatagagtgcaagatatactccaataattaaataataaagatttgGGAGAGATTTGTTGGGGAAGTGGCGTTATTATAGTTGAGAAATAGGGGGTTTTCGAATTTCAAGCTATTTTAATAgcttttgatttaaatttgaatatttcacggagtagaataaaatatcacggagcaagaataataataaaaagtctCCCCAATTTAATAGGAAAGTGGCGTGTGATTTGAGCCTTTCAAagggatttaattaaaaatcctaattaaattaggatatggtaagatcttcttagatttggcaagatatgctaggatatttgaatttaaattatggaagagaatcaataagggatcaaataatataataaaataatcccttctcccataataagggaatttcgaaaatccctCTAGGAATAACATAGATTTcgaaattttcatcaaataaaaggaataatcggactttggatttaatttggataattatcccaagcaataattaaatccaagaaaaataggatttctttccaataaataggagggtcgaaaattccacatacttaaataaaatgctcctattaaattctcactcatcccttaggataataattcaccacaaatattatttcctcccacatcaaaatatccacatttttcgaaaatcatctccacttcacattttcaaacgactttgaccattccacggccacgtcatattttccacaatgttgactattcaatagccacgtcacatattcaacaagttgaccattcaactcaatctcaactcaaaatcgcaattaggtcacatagaatattgcaattaattcacgcatcaattaattccacatatcatagcattaaaagcatttaatgcaaaatttccacgtcacaaaaattagggttcgaaaaagcggGGCGTTACATCCTACCactcttaaaagaaatttcgtcccgaaatttggtaccttcATGGAAAGAGTTCCGGGTACATTTCCATCATCTTATCCTCGagctcccacgtggcttcctCGTATTCGTGGTTTCTCCAAAGTACTTTCACGCTAGCAATGGATTTGTTCCGCAAGATTTGAACTTTACGGTCCAAGATCATCTGAGGTCGCTCCTCGTAACTCAAATCCGGATTCAAAGCAACTTCCTCATAGTGAATCACGTGTTTCGGGTCGAACACGTACTTCCGCAACTGTGACACATGGAACACGTTGTGTACGTTCCCAAAGTTCGGCGGTAGCGCTAATCGATAGGCTACGGGTCCCACTCCTTCGAGAATTTCATAAGGACCGATAAATCGTGGTTTCAACTTTCCTTTAACACCAAAACGcgttatccctttcgacggggatACCTTGAGAAAAACTTTATCACCGACTTGAAATTGTAAGTCAGTCCGTCGGACGTCAGCGTAAGACTTTTGTCTATCCTGGGCTTCCTTCATTCTCACACGAATTTGTCGAACAATTTCAATCATCTCCTCGACTGCATCGGGTCCAAGTACCCTTCGTtcgccaacttcatcccagtagAGCGGTGATCTACACTTTCTTCCGTATAAGGCTTCATACGGCGTCATGTTAATCGTTGCTTGGAAACTGTTGTTGTAAGCGAATTCGATCAAAGGTAGtgcggtctcccaacttccgcctcggtcgagcaccacggctcttagcatatcctcgagagtttGTATCGTCCTCTCGGATTGTCCATCGGACTGCGGGTGAAACGCCGTGCTAAAGTTCAATCGTGTTCCAAGCTCGCGTTgtagactaatccaaaattttgaagtgaacttcgggtcacgatcagACGTAATCGTCACTGGGACTCCATGCAATCGCACGATTTCTCTTATGTAGATACGCGCTAGTCTGTCCGATCCATGAGTTATCGGAATCGGTATGAAATGCGCACATTTGGTGAGTCGATCTACAATCACCCAAATGGCGGTGTTTCCTTTGAGAGTCTTTGGCAAGGCCGTCACGAAATCCATGGTGATGTGCTCCCACttccactcgggtatctcCAACGGTTGTAATTTTCCATATGGTCGTTGGTGTAAAGCcttcacctgttggcaggctaagcaacGTTCTACAAACGTCGCGACATCCTTCTTCATGCCATTCCACCAAAATGACTTCTTCAAGTGTTGGTACATCTTCGTGCTTCCAGGGTGAGCAGTGTATGGAGTCTCATGAGCGAATGAGCTTCGCTCATGATCTCGTTCTTGAGTTCCTCGTTGTCGGGCACGCATAGTCTTCCTTCAAATATGAGGGCATTATCGGACTCCTCACTAAAATTTCCCGATTTGCCCGTTCTCACTTCCACTCGAATCTCTTCGAGTTTCGCATCCATTCGTTGCGCTGCAACGATTCTTGTTTTCAAATCTGGTTCCACCACTAAGGTGGCGATTCGTCCTTCCACCGTTTCAGGTGCCCTTATCACTTCCAATCGCAATTTACTAAACTCTCGTATCAAACTTTCCTCTTCCGTCAGGAAAGCTAGTTGCGAATGATCCTTTCGGCTCAAAGCATCTGCCACCACATTTGCTTTGTCGGGGTGGTAATTGATAccacaatcgtagtccttcactAGTTCGAGCCATCTTCGTTGTCGCATGTTTAAGTCCTTCTGCTCGAAGAAATATTTCAAGCTTTTgtggtccgtaaagatttcacatcGAACTTTGTAGAGAtgatgcctccaaatctttagggcatgtaCCACTGCTGCTAACTCCAAATCGTGTGTTGGGTAGTTCAACTCGTGTGGTCTCAACTGTCGTGACGCGTAGGCGATCACCTTGTTGTTTTGCATCAACACGCATCCTAGTCCAACCTTCGAAGCATCGGTGTAGACTACGTAGTTCACTCCAGACTCGGGCACGGCTAACACTGGCGCGGTTGTcaacttctccttcaagagttGAAAGCTTGCTTCACACTCTGGGGTCCAATTCACCTTGACTCCCTTCTTAAGTTGTTGCGTCATTGGTCTCGCTATCTTGGAGAACCCTTCTATAAaccttcggtagtatcctgccaaGCCTAGGAAACTCCGAATCTCGTTTGGGGTTGATGGTGACTTCCATTGTTGCACCGCTTCAACTTTGGCGGGGTCCACTCTGATTCCTTCTGCCGATACAATGTGTCCAAGAAAGTTTACTTCTTTCAGCcaaaattcacacttgctAAATTTGGCGTATAACTTCTCGTTTCTCAAAGTCTCTAAAGCGATTCGTAGATGCTCCTCATGCTCCTTTTCGTTCCTCGAGTAGACTAAAACTTCATCGATAAATACTAGGACGAATTTATCCAAGTACGGGTGGAATATTCGATTCATCAAATCCATGAATACCGCTGGGGCATTCGTTAGGCCGAACGGCATTACAACGAACTCGTAGTGTCCATATCTTGTACGAAACGCAGTCTTCGGTATGTCCTCCCTTCGAACTCTTAGTTGATGATATCCGGACCTCAAGTCCATCTTCGAAAACACTCCGGCTCCTGGAAGTTGATCGAACAGGTCATCGATCCTCGGCAGTGGATACTTGTTCTTAAGGGTCAATTTGTTTAATTCTCcatagtcgatgcacatcctcatCGATCCATCCTTCTTCTTTACGAAAAGTACTGGTGCGCCCCACGGCGAAACACTAGGCCTAACAAAACCTAGGTCCATGAGCTCTTGAAGTTGTATCTTGAGTTCCTCCAATTCCTTAGGCGTCATTCGATACGGTGCCTTAGACACAGGTGCGGCTCCTGGTTCGAGGTCGATTGTGAACTCCAATTGTCGATCTGGCGGCGGTCCAGGTAacacttcaaaaaaaaaaacatctggAAATTCTCGCACGACAGCGACGTCTTTCACTCTCCTTTCCTCCTTCTCCTCTTCGTGGAGATAGACAAGATGTGCGGGACGTCCTTTCTTCATCATCGCGGTAGCTTACAGCGCAAAGATTATAGAGGTTCGTCGGTTCATCGAGATTCAATGGTATATGGTGGGTTCCTTTCCTGGAGCTTATAGAGATATTTCTCTCTCCTTACAACGAATCGTCGCAAAATTTGTAGTCAACCATTCCATCCCTAAGATTATATCGATATCCTCCATCGTCATAAATTTGTACTTATTGTCTTGCATGCATAGCTAgtacatgtttaattattctttgaaTGTGGATACCTGCCTTATCTGCTTAAgtgataattaaactattaaaaccaccaacaagaaaatatgaagcgATAATTACAACACGTTTGTATATGACCTCCATAAAATTGGTCTTAGTGCGAAGTAGTGACCGGCCTGTCTTTACGGGAGGAACATTACCAGTTCGTAAGTTTGGACTTCTCTAGATAAAGGTTattaaaatcgtaaaattagtttttcagtAATATCGCGACTGGTCTTTACCGGAGCAATATTGCTGCGAAATTATAAggattgtattttaataatgcttAGAGGGAGCTATAGGAGGAGGTGCTTGTCCGGTTCGACCTTTCTTTAGAGGAGTTCACGCACAAGTAAAGAATCCTTAGTGCttaattttatggttatacgcTTTAGCATTGTTAGTCAGCCATGCCATTCttatggtctctggactatctgTCGACATTGTGGccagtaaaaataatgaatttcttGCATGAATAAGACACGGCTTCCTAGTAGAAGAACGTTTGTGCTTGATTTTTGTGGatgtaaaattaatgaattgttttgtggttatttgcaattccttgaaattttacatgtttatattattggtgTTTGTTCTCAGCTTGAACGAAAGATGATTGacacttgggatatttattaTGCCATACTTAGTTCGAGGAAGCGTGACTCTGAATTGTTTAAGGAATGGAAAAGTAAGCTTGATGTTGATCGTTTGATCAATGACTTGAGGTTGATTCTCAGCAAGAATCGTCCGCCCACATACCATCTACAAGGAGAGGACAAGGAGTTTCGTGATCAGTGGCATACCGCGGAATGTCATCTCAAGGGCTTCCTTTTAGCCGGTGTTGGCAATGCCCTTGAGAGGTTTGACAAACCCAAAAGGCCGTTGGTCAACAAGCCCAAGTGGTTTGAAGAAAAGTCCTCTAAGGTAAGAGCTGGTATCGCTGTGAAGCATTTAAGGCATGATGTATTTGAAGAGGGCCAAGACGTGGGGGTATATGCCCTAGTCATGCTTGGCTACTTCAATAAACTTCACTTGTCGGGGGGGAAAGTTGACCCAGAAACCCAACAGATAATGATCCTTGATGGGCTTCCAGATAGCTTTAATGAAGtcagaaatgaaattttgtttagcGACAAAAAGTTTTCGTTTTTGGAGCTTTATAACAAGCTTGTGATTGCTCAAACAAAGATGAAAAGAAGGGGTGGACTTTTGAGATGACCATGTTCAAGTCAGAAGagtttatttttgcttttatgtttacattgttgaattttaagagtttttgatattgtttggttttgatatcatatggattattgatatggaattttattcctagtttatcaattgtgtttttggattatcgatgtcattttataatgcttgcattattagataaatgaaattttgattatccaattatttatgacATCAAATATAACatggttaatatcaaaatgtttacttgtgattaaatttgttgattcaattattatgaagttttcttctagaaatattgattattaagtTTCTTTAATCCTTAAGTCTTTTGaaccattattttgttgatgagtcaatagaacattaatgttcgacatggattcaatacaaaataaaatgatcttatgATCGCGTTTGTTCAAATAAAggtgtaagaaaaataatcacaatgaTTGATTACAAgacaagtaaaataaattcaactagaaacaagataagtatttattataaatactagaaattcttgtatagtaaatatagtgtgcacattaaatttattttaatgttccAAGCCTAGAGTTGActatttgattagttattgttttatttattttgttgtgaaagtgataattaaaatagtgggaGCTTTTCTTAATGAATGATTAAATTCTAAGTGTTTAATAAGAGCTTCATAgctcattttattaaactagGATGAATTTAACTCCAAGCactgtttaatttattttaatagcctaaagaatattgagacttacaattttctacttttaaaagtgggagctaaattttgtctcatagaatattcataaatggaaTTAAGGTAATGTTTGATAGAGTTAAAAGGGTTCACACCCTAGAATGAAAGAAGTGATGAATTGCACACTTTCT is a window encoding:
- the LOC125200264 gene encoding uncharacterized protein LOC125200264; amino-acid sequence: MIDTWDIYYAILSSRKRDSELFKEWKSKLDVDRLINDLRLILSKNRPPTYHLQGEDKEFRDQWHTAECHLKGFLLAGVGNALERFDKPKRPLVNKPKWFEEKSSKVRAGIAVKHLRHDVFEEGQDVGVYALVMLGYFNKLHLSGGKVDPETQQIMILDGLPDSFNEVRNEILFSDKKFSFLELYNKLVIAQTKMKRRGGLLR